One Cynocephalus volans isolate mCynVol1 chromosome 5, mCynVol1.pri, whole genome shotgun sequence DNA window includes the following coding sequences:
- the CALHM6 gene encoding calcium homeostasis modulator protein 6 encodes MEKFRAVLDLHLKHRSTLGYGLVTLLTAGGERMFSAAVFQCPCTAAWNLPYGLVFLLVPALVLLVLGYVLSARTWRLLTGCCASGARSRGSGLRGAIVCAQLSGVAALAPLTWVAVALLGGAFYECAASGSTFLGRRLCRGRAANCTAQLPLVPCGQATASGVQDLLKEIKAQSQVLGWILIAAVVIFFLIVTSITQCLSPVSFLQLKFWKIYLKQEEQILKSQATEHATELAKENVKCFFDCCHPKKCNTPSIKDWQQISSLYTFNRNNLYYSMLHKYVNRNERNHSIRSSEGDAMIPVLGFVDSPAINSNAEL; translated from the exons ATGGAGAAGTTCCGGGCGGTGCTGGACCTGCACCTCAAGCACCGCAGCACGCTGGGCTACGGCCTGGTGACCCTGCTGACGGCGGGCGGGGAGCGCATGTTCTCGGCGGCGGTGTTCCAGTGCCCCTGCACCGCCGCCTGGAACCTGCCCTACGGCCTGGTCTTCCTGCTGGTGCCGGCGCTCGTGCTCCTCGTCCTGGGCTACGTGCTGAGCGCGCGCACGTGGCGCCTGCTGACCGGCTGCTGCGCGTCCGGCGCCCGCTCCCGGGGCTCGGGGCTGCGCGGCGCCATCGTGTGCGCGCAGCTCAGCGGGGTCGCCGCGCTCGCGCCCCTCACCTGGGTGGCCGTGGCGCTGCTCGGGGGCGCCTTCTACGAGTGCGCGGCCAGCGGCAGCACCTTCCTGGGGCGGCGCCTGTGCCGGGGCCGCGCCGCCAACTGCACCGCCCAGCTGCCGCTGGTGCCCTGCGGCCAGGCCACGGCGTCCGGCGTGCAGGACCTTCTGAAGGAAATCAAGGCTCAGTCGCAG GTGCTGGGCTGGATCCTGATAGCAGCTGTTGTCATCTTCTTTCTGATTGTTACATCCATCACCCAATGCCTATCTCCAGTTAGTTTTCTGCAGCTGAAATTCTGGAAAATCTACCTGAAACAGGAGGAGCAGATCCTTAAAAGCCAAGCCACAGAGCATGCGACTGAATTGGCAAAAGAGAATGTTAAATGTTTCTTTGATTGCTGTCATCCGAAGAAATGCAACACCCCAAGCATTAAAGACTGGCAGCAAATTTCATCACTATATACTTTCAATAGGAATAATCTGTACTATAGCATGTTGCACAAATATGTTAACAGAAACGAGAGGAATCACAGTATCAGATCTTCTGAAGGAGATGCAATGATTCCTGTTCTTGGCTTTGTAGATTCTCCTGCTATAAACAGCAATGCTGAGCTATGA